The window TCCGAACATCATCTATGTCATCAATATCATCAGTGGGGAGCACTACACCCTCCCAGAATAAGCAAGATGGGTACCATCTCAGGAGAGGATATGCTAGGAGAAATGAATTACCCAGAAACGACAACAGGAGGAGACATGGACGACCGGTGAGTACAAACCAATTATCAATTTGTCAGATATATAACTAACACAAAGTCAGATAGAGGTTTTGAgtttggggttaaaggggttatccaggaaaaaaaaaactttttttttatatatcaactggctccagaaagttaaacagctttgtaaattacttctattaaaacatcttaatcctctcagtacttatgagctgctgaagttgaattgttattttctgtctaagtgctctctgatgacatgtgtctcgggagctgtccagagtagaggcaaatccccataggaactgcacagagcagaataggtttgctatggcaatttgcttctacgctggacagctcccgagacacacgtcatcagagagcacttagacagaaaagaacaactcaattatagcagctgataattattggaaggattaagattttttaatagaagtaatttataaatctgtttaactttctggagccagttgatctaaaaaaaaaagttttttcctgaaatacctctTTAACATTCTCACCCACCTCTACTTTTGATAACTTCACAGTGATCAAGGATTTAAATTTATTTGCGAGAAAATTGGTTTTAAAGAAATTGTTTGATTGAAATGAAATGAATAGGGATGGCTGGACCACACAAGATCTGGAGACTGTAAGAATTCTGGAGGAGTTGGAGAGAGGGGATTCAGTGGATACCAATGGAGGTAAGACGATGCAACTGAAACCCAAATCAAATAAGTTTCCCCCCCTAAATATATGCCCTAATGTGGATATCTTTGTTAAGATGGTGATGACAGATTTTTTAAAGATTAATAAACATTTTCGAGATGATAACCTTACGAGGGATCAGAGAGAAGCCATTAAAGAGTTGAAAGAGATTACATCTGTACTATTCAAGCCTGCTgataaggggggcaacattgtCGTGTGGCCAGTACAAATGTACGAAAAAGAAGCATTTAGGATGTTATGCAATAGAGAATGCTATCAAAAACTGTGTTTTAATCCCCTTCATTCATTTTAGGGTGAACTGAAGGAGTTACTGAGGGGTGCTCTTGATAAGAATATCATTACCAAAGGAACATATGAATATTTGACTGTAACATACCCAAAGATGATGTGTTTATATCTACTCCCAAAAGTCCACAAGGACACTAAAAATCCTCCTGGCCAACCAATTGTTTCGGGGAATGAGAGTCTATGTGAATCCCTGAGTAAGTATTTGGATATGTACTTGAAACCACTTGTATACAATTTACCGTCATACATTAGAAACAGTGGGGATGTcctgaaaaaattggaaaatatcTATTTGGAGGAGGACATGTGGCTTGTCACTTGGACGTGGAAGCCCTGTACACGTCTATAGTGCATGAGGATGGTTTGGAGGCGGCAAGATGGTTTTTATCCACGAATTACAATTATAGTGATCTGGTTGAATTTTTTATGGATTGTTTGGAGTTTGTACTCCGCcgtaattgttttatttttaaagctTCTCTCTACCTACAGCTCCAGGGGACGGCAATGGGGGCGGCTTGTGctccctcatatgccaacctcttCCTGGGGCTATGGGAGAGAGACCTGTTTTTAACACAACCAGTGAGACACGTGGAAAAAGCGCATATGTGCAATTGCTTTATTGATTATGTCCTTTTTATTTGGCTGGGGTCAGAGAAAGACCTTCTGGAATTCATGGAAGCACTGAACAACAACATCAAGAACATTAGATTGTCGGTTAAATATAGTCAACAGGAGGTGGACTTTCTGGACCTTAAGATCTATAAAGACAAAAATGGGTACGTTTAGACAGACCTTTTTCGAAAATCTACCGCAGTTAACTCTGTGTTGCCTGCAAAATCTTTTCACCCCATGCCCAGCAAAAGGGGCATACCAGTGGGCCAGTTCTTGCAGACAAGAAGGATCTGTTCTGATGAAGTCTCTTTCTCCAGACAGGCCACGGACCTGAGTAGGCGTTTTGAAGAAAGGGTCTACAGTAAGCGTATGATCAAGCAAGGTCATGACAGAGCAATGAATACACGACGGGAGGATGTACTGAAACCCAAGGATCCCAAACAGGAAGACTCCCAACAGGTGAGTTTTATCACCCCATTCAACAGCAGATGGCAGGAGATGAGGGGAATCCTAACTAAACATTGGCCAATTTTACAGGCAGATCCAACTTTGAAAAAATGGATCCCAGAGACTTCATCCATAACCTATAAAAGGGCTAAAAACCTGAGGGATATCCTTATGCACAGCTATCATGAAGGTGTGAGTGTCTGGAAATTGGAGGAAAAAATTGGCCCAATTGGAAGTTCAATGGATTATGAGAATCGACTGCATCCGTCAGAAA is drawn from Hyla sarda isolate aHylSar1 chromosome 4, aHylSar1.hap1, whole genome shotgun sequence and contains these coding sequences:
- the LOC130366846 gene encoding uncharacterized protein LOC130366846, which encodes MHIQHKGSVQTDEDILILAHPRQLDEVYSYSLKQGELKELLRGALDKNIITKGTYEYLTVTYPKMMCLYLLPKVHKDTKNPPGQPIVSGNESLCESLKKDLLEFMEALNNNIKNIRLSVKYSQQEVDFLDLKIYKDKNGQATDLSRRFEERVYSKRMIKQGHDRAMNTRREDVLKPKDPKQEDSQQADPTLKKWIPETSSITYKRAKNLRDILMHSYHEGVSVWKLEEKIGPIGSSMDYENRLHPSERLEQSSKFCPFPGYPSQNQRRGKLNKLLM